In the Paralichthys olivaceus isolate ysfri-2021 chromosome 17, ASM2471397v2, whole genome shotgun sequence genome, one interval contains:
- the hnf4g gene encoding hepatocyte nuclear factor 4-gamma isoform X2, whose product MHIPDRERNTDSMPTEPSLPGPDGVSSNCAICGDKATGKHYGASSCDGCKGFFRRSIRKNHVYTCRFSRQCIVDKDKRNQCRFCRLNKCFRAGMKKEAVQNERDRISSRRNIPDSQDLPPITILAQAESLSQQITAPVALADLSEQKSATVGDLCESMRQQLLVLVEWAKYIPTFGELPLDDQVSLLRAHAGEHLLLGVAKRSMAFQDFLLLGNGCVIHRNSPEPEICRVANRVLDELVQPFQNIQIDDNEYSALKAIVFFDPDAKSLRDPSKIKAIRLQVQMSLEDYINDRQYDSRGRFGELLLLLPTLQSITWQMIEQLQFIKLCGLAKIDNLLHEMLLGGLTSEPNHLHHAAHAQLAQDPMTGHTLVIGTMPVSHTPQIASPDTPIPSPPQGPVPEMYKHFPQPLCPPTSPSQTDP is encoded by the exons ATGCACAtcccagacagagagagaaacacag ACAGCATGCCAACAGAGCCAAGTCTGCCCGGTCCAGACGGAGTCAGCAGTAACTGTGCGATCTGTGGAGACAAAGCCACGGGGAAACATTACGGAGCGTCCAGCTGTGACGGCTGCAAAGGCTTCTTCAGACGCTCCATACGCAAGAACCACGTCTACACCTGCAG GTTCAGCAGGCAGTGCATTGTGGATAAAGATAAGAGGAACCAGTGTCGTTTCTGCAGACTCAACAAATGCTTCCGAGCTGGCATGAAAAAAGAAG ctgTTCAGAACGAGAGAGATCGGATCAGCTCTCGTAGAAACATTCCTGACTCCCAAGACCTGCCGCCCATCACGATTCTGGCTCAGGCAGAGTCGCTGTCCCAACAG ATCACTGCTCCAGTCGCATTGGCAGACTTATCGGAGCAGAAGTCGGCCACGGTTGGGGACCTGTGCGAGTCGATGAGACAGCAGTTACTGGTTTTGGTTGAATGGGCCAAATACATTCCTACCTTTGGAGAGCTGCCACTGGATGACCAG gTGAGCTTGCTCAGGGCTCACGCGGGCGAACACCTCCTGCTCGGGGTCGCTAAAAGGTCAATGGCGTTCCAGGACTTCTTGCTATTAG GTAACGGCTGCGTGATCCACAGAAACAGCCCTGAACCAGAGATATGCCGGGTGGCCAACAGAGTGCTGGACGAGCTGGTCCAGCCCTTCCAGAATATTCAAATAGACGACAATGAGTACTCAGCACTCAAGGCGATTGTCTTCTTTGACCcag ATGCAAAGTCTTTGCGGGACCCCTCGAAGATCAAGGCCATCCGTCTGCAG gttCAGATGAGTCTGGAGGACTACATTAACGACCGTCAGTACGACTCCAGGGGTCGCTTCGGagagctgctgctcctgttgCCCACCCTGCAGAGCATCACCTGGCAGATGATCGAACAGCTCCAGTTCATTAAGCTGTGCGGCCTGGCCAAGATAGACAACCTGCTGCATGAGATGCTGCTGGGAG gCTTGACATCGGAGCCCAATCACCTGCACCACGCAGCACACGCCCAGCTGGCCCAGGACCCTATGACCGGACACACACTGGTCATCGGCACCATGCCCGTCAGTCACACTCCACAGATAG CCTCTCCCGACACTCCCATCCCGTCGCCCCCGCAGGGTCCTGTCCCAGAGATGTATAAACACTTTCCCCAGCCGCTTTGTCCTCCGACCAGCCCCTCACAGACAGACCCCTGA
- the hnf4g gene encoding hepatocyte nuclear factor 4-gamma isoform X1 produces the protein MKYPRTPQSKSLLDMEVANYSEGLDPSYSTLGFENADVLCGGGDSMPTEPSLPGPDGVSSNCAICGDKATGKHYGASSCDGCKGFFRRSIRKNHVYTCRFSRQCIVDKDKRNQCRFCRLNKCFRAGMKKEAVQNERDRISSRRNIPDSQDLPPITILAQAESLSQQITAPVALADLSEQKSATVGDLCESMRQQLLVLVEWAKYIPTFGELPLDDQVSLLRAHAGEHLLLGVAKRSMAFQDFLLLGNGCVIHRNSPEPEICRVANRVLDELVQPFQNIQIDDNEYSALKAIVFFDPDAKSLRDPSKIKAIRLQVQMSLEDYINDRQYDSRGRFGELLLLLPTLQSITWQMIEQLQFIKLCGLAKIDNLLHEMLLGGLTSEPNHLHHAAHAQLAQDPMTGHTLVIGTMPVSHTPQIASPDTPIPSPPQGPVPEMYKHFPQPLCPPTSPSQTDP, from the exons ATGAAGTATCCTCGCACTCCTCAGAGTAAATCTCTGTTAGATATGGAAGTAGCCAACTACAGTGAAGGCCTGGATCCCTCGTACAGCACCCTGGGCTTTGAGAATGCAGATGTGCTGTGTGGTGGAGGAG ACAGCATGCCAACAGAGCCAAGTCTGCCCGGTCCAGACGGAGTCAGCAGTAACTGTGCGATCTGTGGAGACAAAGCCACGGGGAAACATTACGGAGCGTCCAGCTGTGACGGCTGCAAAGGCTTCTTCAGACGCTCCATACGCAAGAACCACGTCTACACCTGCAG GTTCAGCAGGCAGTGCATTGTGGATAAAGATAAGAGGAACCAGTGTCGTTTCTGCAGACTCAACAAATGCTTCCGAGCTGGCATGAAAAAAGAAG ctgTTCAGAACGAGAGAGATCGGATCAGCTCTCGTAGAAACATTCCTGACTCCCAAGACCTGCCGCCCATCACGATTCTGGCTCAGGCAGAGTCGCTGTCCCAACAG ATCACTGCTCCAGTCGCATTGGCAGACTTATCGGAGCAGAAGTCGGCCACGGTTGGGGACCTGTGCGAGTCGATGAGACAGCAGTTACTGGTTTTGGTTGAATGGGCCAAATACATTCCTACCTTTGGAGAGCTGCCACTGGATGACCAG gTGAGCTTGCTCAGGGCTCACGCGGGCGAACACCTCCTGCTCGGGGTCGCTAAAAGGTCAATGGCGTTCCAGGACTTCTTGCTATTAG GTAACGGCTGCGTGATCCACAGAAACAGCCCTGAACCAGAGATATGCCGGGTGGCCAACAGAGTGCTGGACGAGCTGGTCCAGCCCTTCCAGAATATTCAAATAGACGACAATGAGTACTCAGCACTCAAGGCGATTGTCTTCTTTGACCcag ATGCAAAGTCTTTGCGGGACCCCTCGAAGATCAAGGCCATCCGTCTGCAG gttCAGATGAGTCTGGAGGACTACATTAACGACCGTCAGTACGACTCCAGGGGTCGCTTCGGagagctgctgctcctgttgCCCACCCTGCAGAGCATCACCTGGCAGATGATCGAACAGCTCCAGTTCATTAAGCTGTGCGGCCTGGCCAAGATAGACAACCTGCTGCATGAGATGCTGCTGGGAG gCTTGACATCGGAGCCCAATCACCTGCACCACGCAGCACACGCCCAGCTGGCCCAGGACCCTATGACCGGACACACACTGGTCATCGGCACCATGCCCGTCAGTCACACTCCACAGATAG CCTCTCCCGACACTCCCATCCCGTCGCCCCCGCAGGGTCCTGTCCCAGAGATGTATAAACACTTTCCCCAGCCGCTTTGTCCTCCGACCAGCCCCTCACAGACAGACCCCTGA